In Pelomonas sp. SE-A7, one genomic interval encodes:
- a CDS encoding amidase → MNRRGFLAGSLPLVAAGGAVAAPVASVAGADLADAATLLAQMQAGKTSAEKLTRQFLRRIQEIDRRGPRLASVIELNPEALAQARQLDAERRKGRLRGPLHGLPVLLKDNIATGDKMCTSAGSLALAGLKARRDAYLVQRLREAGAVILGKTNLSEWANFRSTRSSSGWSSRGGQTLNPHALTRSPSGSSSGSGAAVAAGLCVFAVGTETDGSIVSPANRCGIVGLKPTLGLVSRDGVIPIAASQDTPGPMARSVADAALLLQALAGRDARDAATAAAPELPDYRAALRTDALKGARIGVVRNARPPLPQVGVLFEAALQVLREQGAELVEGLQIPNRAKYLETEGICLHHEFKDGLPRYLAEFQPDAPFRDLAELIAWNQQHADRAMPYFAQELFLTAQSKGDLQSAEYREALATNQRYARTEGLDALFAEHRLDAVVSPTGDPACRIDHLLGDYGGGSTLTGPFAVAGYPHITVPMGQVSGMPVGLSLGTLAWQEAKLLGLAHAYEQASRHYRAPRFLKDAG, encoded by the coding sequence CTGAACCGCCGCGGCTTTCTGGCTGGCTCGCTGCCCTTGGTCGCTGCTGGCGGCGCGGTGGCTGCTCCGGTTGCCAGTGTCGCCGGCGCCGATCTCGCCGATGCAGCCACCCTGCTGGCGCAGATGCAGGCCGGCAAGACCAGCGCCGAGAAGCTGACCCGCCAATTCCTGCGCCGCATCCAGGAGATCGACAGGCGCGGCCCGCGCCTGGCTTCGGTGATCGAGCTGAACCCCGAGGCCTTGGCCCAGGCCCGGCAGCTCGATGCCGAGCGCCGCAAGGGTCGCTTGCGCGGCCCGCTGCACGGCCTGCCGGTGCTGCTGAAGGACAACATCGCCACCGGCGACAAGATGTGCACCAGCGCCGGTTCGCTGGCGCTGGCCGGCCTCAAGGCCCGGCGCGATGCCTACCTGGTCCAGCGGCTGCGCGAGGCCGGGGCCGTGATCCTGGGCAAGACCAACCTCAGCGAATGGGCGAACTTCCGCTCGACCCGCTCCAGCAGCGGCTGGAGCAGCCGCGGCGGCCAGACCCTCAATCCGCATGCCCTGACCCGCAGCCCCAGCGGCTCCAGCTCGGGCTCCGGCGCGGCCGTGGCCGCCGGCTTGTGCGTCTTCGCCGTGGGCACCGAGACCGACGGCTCCATCGTCTCGCCGGCCAACCGTTGCGGCATCGTCGGCCTCAAGCCCACCTTGGGCCTGGTCAGCCGCGATGGCGTGATTCCCATCGCCGCCTCGCAGGACACGCCAGGCCCCATGGCCCGTTCGGTGGCCGATGCGGCCCTGCTGCTGCAGGCCTTGGCGGGCCGCGATGCGCGCGATGCCGCGACGGCCGCCGCCCCTGAGCTACCCGACTACCGGGCCGCGCTGCGGACCGATGCACTGAAGGGCGCCCGCATCGGCGTGGTGCGCAATGCCCGCCCACCGCTGCCGCAGGTGGGCGTGCTGTTCGAGGCTGCGCTCCAGGTGCTGCGCGAGCAGGGCGCCGAGCTGGTCGAGGGCCTGCAGATTCCCAACCGGGCCAAGTACCTGGAGACCGAGGGCATCTGCCTGCACCATGAATTCAAGGACGGCCTGCCGCGCTACCTGGCCGAATTCCAGCCCGACGCACCGTTCAGGGACCTGGCCGAGCTGATCGCCTGGAACCAGCAGCATGCCGACCGGGCCATGCCGTATTTCGCCCAGGAGCTGTTCCTCACGGCCCAGTCCAAGGGCGACCTGCAGAGCGCCGAGTACCGCGAGGCGCTGGCGACCAACCAGCGCTATGCGCGCACCGAGGGCCTGGATGCGCTGTTCGCCGAGCACCGGCTGGATGCCGTGGTCTCGCCGACCGGCGATCCGGCCTGCCGCATCGACCATCTGCTGGGCGACTACGGCGGCGGCTCCACGCTCACCGGGCCGTTTGCCGTGGCCGGCTATCCCCACATCACCGTGCCCATGGGCCAGGTGTCGGGCATGCCGGTGGGCTTGTCGCTCGGTACGCTGGCCTGGCAGGAGGCGAAGCTGCTGGGCCTGGCCCATGCCTACGAGCAGGCGAGCCGGCACTACCGTGCCCCGCGCTTCC
- the icmF gene encoding fused isobutyryl-CoA mutase/GTPase IcmF, whose amino-acid sequence MTDLSAEYKALAEYRPTNKVRFVTAASLFDGHDAAINIMRRILQSMGAEVIHLGHNRSVDEVVTAALQEDAQGIAISSYQGGHVEYFKYMVELLKARGGDKIQVFGGGGGVIVPAEIRDLADHGVRIFSPEDGQRMGLAGMIGEMVMKSDQDFTADAPKALAAIQGHGEAAWRALAQLITALENGKADAGVVSALQTAAKDLKTPVLGITGTGGAGKSSLTDELIRRLRLDQDDALRVAVISIDPSRRKSGGALLGDRIRMNAISPWSQGARVYMRSLATRDFGSEISAALPDVIAAAKVAGFDLVIVETSGIGQGDAAIVPHVDVPMYVMTPEFGAASQLEKIDMLDFAEFVAINKFDRKGAADALRDVAKQVQRNKEAWTQKPDQMPVFGTMASRFNDDGVTALYQALKPRLAALGLKLAEGRLPIAATRHSTHQTPIVPPARVRYLAEISDSVRSYKKRARGQAQLAREIQQLNAGARMLLEDNPDKHNARNALIALADQRASRLDADARQLLNQWPDMQKAYAGDEYVVKIRDKEIRTALVSTSLSGTKIKKVVLPGYEDNGELLKWLMLENVPGSFPFTAGVFAFKREGEDPTRMFAGEGDAFRTNRRFKLVSEGMPAKRLSTAFDSVTLYGADPAPRPDIYGKVGNSGVSIATLDDMKVLYDGFDLCNPTTSVSMTINGPAPTILAMFMNTAIDQNLARFRADNQREPTADEAAKIKDWVLANVRGTVQADILKEDQGQNTCIFSTEFSLKVMGDIAEFFVHHNVRNFYSVSISGYHIAEAGANPISQLALTLSNGFTFVEAYLARGMHIDDFAPNLSFFFSNGMDPEYTVLGRVARRIWAVAMRDRYGANERSQKLKYHIQTSGRSLHAQEIAFNDIRTTLQALIAIYDNCNSLHTNAYDEAITTPTEESVRRAMAIQLIINREWGLAKNENPSQGAFIIEELTELVEEMVLAEFEKIAERGGVLGAMETGYQRSKIQEESLHYEMLKHTGEYPIIGVNTFRNPHGEPVPEHIELARSTEEEKQSQLNRLAEFHERHAGASGAMLKRLQQAVIANQNVFDVLMDAVRVCSLGQITSALFEVGGQYRRSM is encoded by the coding sequence ATGACCGACCTGTCCGCCGAATACAAGGCGCTCGCCGAGTACCGCCCCACGAACAAGGTCCGTTTCGTGACCGCCGCCAGCCTGTTCGACGGCCATGACGCGGCCATCAACATCATGCGGCGCATCCTGCAGAGCATGGGCGCCGAGGTGATCCACCTGGGCCACAACCGCTCGGTCGACGAGGTGGTGACCGCCGCACTGCAGGAAGATGCGCAAGGCATCGCGATCTCGTCCTACCAGGGTGGCCACGTCGAATACTTCAAGTACATGGTCGAGCTCCTGAAGGCGCGCGGCGGCGACAAGATCCAGGTCTTCGGCGGCGGCGGCGGCGTGATCGTGCCGGCCGAGATCCGCGACCTCGCGGACCACGGCGTGCGCATCTTCAGCCCCGAGGACGGCCAGCGCATGGGCCTGGCCGGCATGATCGGCGAGATGGTGATGAAGTCCGACCAGGACTTCACGGCCGATGCGCCCAAGGCGCTGGCAGCCATCCAGGGCCACGGCGAAGCCGCCTGGCGCGCCCTGGCCCAATTGATTACCGCCTTGGAAAACGGCAAGGCCGATGCCGGCGTCGTGTCGGCTCTGCAGACCGCCGCCAAGGATCTCAAGACCCCGGTGCTCGGCATCACCGGCACCGGCGGCGCCGGCAAGTCCAGCCTGACCGACGAGCTGATACGCCGGCTGCGCCTGGACCAGGACGACGCGCTGCGCGTCGCCGTCATCTCCATCGACCCCTCGCGCCGCAAGAGCGGTGGCGCCTTGCTGGGTGACCGCATCCGCATGAACGCGATATCGCCCTGGAGCCAGGGTGCCCGCGTCTACATGCGCTCGCTGGCGACCCGGGATTTCGGGTCCGAAATTTCCGCCGCCCTGCCCGACGTGATCGCCGCCGCCAAGGTGGCCGGCTTCGACCTGGTCATCGTCGAGACCTCGGGCATTGGCCAAGGCGATGCCGCCATCGTCCCGCATGTGGACGTGCCCATGTACGTGATGACGCCCGAGTTCGGCGCCGCCAGCCAGCTCGAGAAGATCGACATGCTGGACTTCGCCGAGTTCGTGGCGATCAACAAGTTCGACCGCAAGGGCGCAGCCGATGCGCTGCGCGATGTGGCCAAGCAGGTCCAGCGCAACAAGGAAGCCTGGACCCAGAAGCCGGACCAGATGCCGGTCTTCGGCACCATGGCCAGCCGCTTCAACGACGACGGCGTCACCGCCCTGTACCAGGCCCTGAAGCCGCGCCTGGCCGCGCTGGGCCTGAAGCTGGCCGAAGGCCGCCTGCCCATCGCCGCCACGCGCCACAGCACCCACCAGACCCCCATCGTGCCGCCGGCCCGCGTGCGCTACCTGGCCGAGATCTCGGACTCGGTGCGCTCGTACAAGAAGCGCGCCCGCGGCCAGGCCCAGCTGGCGCGCGAGATCCAGCAGCTCAACGCCGGCGCCCGCATGCTGCTCGAGGACAACCCGGACAAGCACAACGCCCGCAATGCCCTGATAGCGCTGGCCGACCAGCGCGCCAGTCGCCTCGACGCCGATGCGCGCCAGCTGCTGAACCAGTGGCCCGACATGCAGAAGGCCTATGCCGGCGACGAGTACGTGGTGAAGATCCGCGACAAGGAGATCCGCACCGCCCTGGTCTCGACCAGCCTCTCGGGCACCAAGATCAAGAAGGTGGTGCTGCCCGGCTATGAGGACAACGGCGAGCTGCTGAAGTGGCTGATGCTGGAGAACGTGCCCGGCTCCTTCCCGTTCACGGCCGGCGTGTTCGCCTTCAAGCGCGAGGGCGAGGACCCGACCCGCATGTTTGCCGGCGAAGGCGATGCCTTCCGCACCAACCGCCGCTTCAAGCTCGTGTCCGAAGGCATGCCAGCCAAGCGGCTGTCCACAGCCTTCGACTCGGTCACGCTGTACGGCGCCGACCCGGCACCGCGGCCCGACATCTACGGCAAGGTCGGCAACTCCGGCGTCAGCATCGCGACGCTGGACGACATGAAGGTGCTGTACGACGGCTTCGACCTCTGCAACCCGACGACCTCGGTGTCGATGACGATCAACGGTCCGGCGCCGACCATCCTGGCCATGTTCATGAACACGGCCATAGACCAGAACCTGGCCAGGTTCCGCGCCGACAACCAGCGCGAACCCACCGCCGACGAAGCCGCCAAGATCAAGGACTGGGTGCTGGCCAATGTGCGCGGCACGGTACAGGCCGACATCCTGAAGGAAGACCAGGGCCAGAACACCTGCATCTTCTCGACCGAGTTCAGCCTCAAGGTGATGGGCGACATCGCCGAGTTCTTCGTGCACCACAACGTGCGCAACTTCTACTCGGTGTCGATCAGCGGCTATCACATCGCCGAGGCCGGCGCGAACCCGATCTCGCAGCTGGCGCTGACGCTTTCGAATGGCTTCACCTTTGTCGAGGCCTATCTGGCCCGCGGCATGCACATCGACGACTTCGCGCCCAATCTGTCGTTCTTCTTCAGCAACGGCATGGACCCGGAGTACACGGTGCTAGGCCGCGTGGCACGCCGCATCTGGGCGGTGGCGATGCGCGACCGCTATGGCGCCAACGAGCGCAGCCAGAAGCTGAAGTACCACATCCAGACCTCGGGCCGCTCGCTGCATGCGCAGGAGATCGCCTTCAACGACATCCGCACCACGCTGCAGGCGCTGATCGCGATCTACGACAACTGCAACTCGCTGCACACCAACGCCTACGACGAGGCGATCACCACGCCGACCGAAGAGTCGGTGCGCCGCGCGATGGCGATCCAGCTGATCATCAACCGCGAGTGGGGCCTGGCCAAGAACGAGAACCCCTCGCAGGGCGCCTTCATCATCGAGGAGCTGACCGAGCTGGTCGAAGAAATGGTGCTGGCCGAGTTCGAGAAGATCGCCGAGCGTGGCGGCGTGCTGGGCGCTATGGAGACCGGCTACCAGCGCAGCAAGATCCAGGAAGAGTCGCTGCACTACGAGATGCTCAAGCACACCGGCGAGTACCCCATCATCGGCGTCAACACCTTCCGCAACCCGCATGGCGAGCCGGTGCCCGAGCACATCGAGCTGGCCCGCTCGACCGAGGAAGAAAAGCAGAGCCAGCTGAACCGCCTGGCCGAGTTCCATGAACGCCATGCCGGCGCCAGCGGCGCCATGCTCAAGCGCCTGCAGCAGGCCGTCATCGCCAACCAGAATGTGTTCGACGTGCTGATGGACGCGGTGCGCGTCTGCTCGCTGGGCCAGATCACCTCGGCGCTGTTCGAGGTGGGCGGGCAGTACCGGCGCAGCATGTGA
- a CDS encoding DVUA0089 family protein: MTIKNRLARLGLLLSLGFAAVSAQASPVNFSFEGNFENNNDVQLFNFAANGSSVVRLISYSYGGGTQANGRAVAAGGFDPILAVFDATGVRIGQNDDAISNTTGACGASAVTPHNGLPFDTCFELQLAAGQYTVSVMQYDNFTAGANLSDGFRYDNNPNFLSTPFDGRGHYWAFDILNVEAADQQGVPEPGSLALAALGLTVLGLRRKRA, from the coding sequence ATGACCATCAAGAACCGCCTGGCGCGGCTGGGCCTGCTGTTGTCCCTGGGATTTGCAGCCGTCTCCGCGCAGGCCTCGCCTGTGAATTTCTCTTTCGAGGGCAACTTCGAGAACAACAACGATGTGCAGCTGTTCAACTTCGCGGCCAACGGCAGCTCGGTCGTTCGGCTGATCAGCTACAGCTATGGCGGTGGCACCCAGGCCAACGGCCGTGCGGTCGCGGCCGGCGGCTTCGACCCCATCCTGGCGGTTTTCGATGCCACAGGTGTACGCATCGGTCAGAACGACGACGCCATCAGCAACACGACGGGTGCCTGTGGTGCGAGCGCCGTGACGCCGCACAACGGCCTCCCGTTCGACACCTGCTTCGAGCTGCAGCTGGCCGCCGGCCAGTACACGGTGTCCGTCATGCAGTACGACAACTTCACGGCCGGAGCCAACCTGTCGGATGGCTTCCGCTACGACAACAACCCCAATTTCCTCAGCACGCCGTTCGACGGCCGCGGCCACTACTGGGCCTTCGACATCCTGAATGTCGAAGCGGCCGACCAGCAGGGCGTGCCGGAACCTGGCAGCCTGGCGCTGGCCGCCCTTGGCCTGACCGTGCTGGGGCTGCGTCGCAAGCGCGCCTGA
- a CDS encoding rhodanese-like domain-containing protein, translating into MLWNSTLLPAEGFQAPPELPMHDHEAAPAGLPPEALLLDVRSYSEFMSGHVEGARCLPLPRLMEDIVHLVPDPSLPIVLYCSSGTRAEQALRQLRRMGYLHVSNGGTPQHLAGRLGRAVQRGM; encoded by the coding sequence ATGCTCTGGAACTCGACCCTGCTGCCCGCCGAAGGCTTTCAAGCCCCGCCGGAACTTCCCATGCACGACCATGAGGCCGCACCGGCCGGGCTGCCTCCCGAGGCCCTGCTGCTGGACGTGCGCTCCTATTCCGAATTCATGTCCGGCCATGTGGAGGGCGCGCGCTGCCTGCCGCTGCCCCGCCTGATGGAAGACATCGTCCACCTGGTGCCCGACCCGTCCCTGCCCATCGTTCTCTATTGCTCCAGCGGCACCCGCGCCGAGCAGGCGCTGCGCCAGCTGCGGCGCATGGGCTATCTGCATGTCAGCAATGGCGGCACGCCTCAGCACCTGGCCGGCCGCCTGGGGCGGGCTGTGCAGCGGGGCATGTAG
- a CDS encoding glutathione S-transferase family protein encodes MKLYHCHSARSFRPLWALEELGLPCELRMLPFPPRVLRKPYLEENPLGTVPWLVDGEIHMSESAAICQYLAARHSPGQLDVAVGEPDFGAYLNYLHFGEATLTFPQTLLLRYGRFEPVERRQPQVVEDYRRWFLSRLRTLDARLAEREWLCAGRFTAADISVGYALLLASHLQLDREFTPAVAAYWQRLQQRPAYQASLRRQDEAARSQQISPVPAPDLTP; translated from the coding sequence ATGAAGCTTTACCACTGCCACTCGGCCCGCTCGTTCCGCCCCTTGTGGGCGCTGGAAGAGCTGGGCCTGCCCTGCGAGCTGCGCATGCTGCCGTTTCCGCCGCGCGTGCTGCGCAAGCCCTACCTGGAGGAGAACCCGCTGGGTACCGTGCCCTGGCTGGTGGACGGTGAGATCCATATGAGCGAATCGGCGGCGATCTGCCAGTACCTGGCGGCCCGGCATTCACCCGGCCAGCTGGACGTGGCCGTGGGCGAGCCCGACTTCGGCGCCTACCTGAACTACCTGCACTTCGGCGAAGCCACCCTGACCTTTCCGCAGACCCTGCTGCTGCGCTATGGCCGCTTCGAGCCCGTGGAGCGCCGCCAGCCCCAGGTGGTCGAGGACTACCGGCGCTGGTTCCTGTCGCGGCTGCGCACGCTGGACGCGCGCCTGGCCGAACGCGAATGGCTGTGCGCCGGCCGCTTCACCGCGGCCGACATCTCGGTCGGCTATGCCCTGCTGCTGGCATCGCATCTGCAGCTGGACCGCGAGTTCACACCCGCCGTGGCGGCCTACTGGCAGAGGCTGCAGCAGCGGCCGGCCTACCAGGCCTCGCTGCGCCGGCAGGATGAGGCCGCACGCAGCCAGCAGATTTCGCCGGTGCCCGCGCCGGACCTGACACCCTGA
- a CDS encoding GNAT family N-acetyltransferase yields MKYGRGEAGLRAAGPADAPVLAALCAEHAAYERLANWPADPGLASRLAEALASGRLNAWLVLTGSGEALGYASVTLDFATLGAYRFAHLDCLYLRPAARRQGLGQRLLDCVQAFASQQGCRELQWQTPPWNQGAIAFYEACGAQGCDKRRFRLALPR; encoded by the coding sequence ATGAAATATGGGCGAGGAGAGGCCGGGCTGCGGGCTGCCGGCCCGGCGGATGCGCCGGTGCTGGCAGCCCTCTGCGCCGAGCATGCGGCCTACGAGCGACTGGCGAACTGGCCCGCCGACCCCGGGTTGGCCAGCCGCCTGGCCGAGGCGCTGGCCTCCGGCCGCCTGAATGCCTGGCTGGTCCTGACCGGTTCGGGCGAGGCCCTGGGCTATGCCAGCGTCACGCTGGACTTCGCGACGCTGGGGGCCTACCGCTTCGCGCATCTCGACTGCCTGTACCTCAGGCCGGCAGCGCGCCGGCAGGGCCTGGGGCAGCGCCTGCTCGACTGCGTCCAGGCCTTTGCCAGCCAGCAGGGTTGCCGCGAGCTCCAATGGCAGACCCCGCCCTGGAACCAGGGCGCGATCGCCTTCTACGAAGCCTGCGGCGCGCAGGGCTGCGACAAGCGTCGCTTCCGTCTGGCCTTGCCGCGCTGA
- a CDS encoding rhodanese-like domain-containing protein, translating to MSTVATVAAPISLVLAHPAPEPQDSAAFMAAKLAYHTDAWDVAEDLRAGVTGIVVIDTRSPELYSAGHVPGAISFPHRTMTAESVARLDSSKTYVCYCDGIGCNGSTQGAYKLARLGLRVKEMLGGLDFWRRDGQPVATGEAPGSLDPNAPAIVCGC from the coding sequence ATGTCTACCGTCGCAACCGTTGCCGCCCCGATCTCGCTGGTGCTGGCCCACCCGGCCCCCGAGCCGCAGGACAGTGCCGCCTTCATGGCCGCCAAGCTGGCCTATCACACCGATGCCTGGGACGTGGCCGAGGACCTGCGTGCAGGCGTGACCGGCATCGTCGTGATCGACACCCGCTCGCCCGAGCTCTATTCAGCCGGCCATGTGCCCGGCGCGATCAGCTTCCCCCACCGCACGATGACGGCCGAGAGCGTGGCGCGGCTGGACAGCAGCAAGACCTATGTCTGCTACTGCGACGGCATCGGTTGCAACGGCTCGACCCAGGGGGCTTACAAGCTGGCGCGGCTGGGCTTGCGGGTCAAGGAAATGCTGGGCGGCCTGGACTTCTGGCGCCGCGACGGCCAGCCGGTGGCGACCGGCGAGGCGCCGGGCAGCCTGGACCCGAACGCGCCGGCCATCGTCTGCGGCTGCTGA